A single window of Leptospira koniambonensis DNA harbors:
- a CDS encoding Ig-like domain-containing alpha-2-macroglobulin family protein, translated as MLLFSATLFAFDLPFRFPWQQKLDLDLGKFSEPPPPVDDSILLVLQATPSGNLPYTGSKKEVTVVFNHPLIPLTSLEEETKGVFEIKPAIAGKFRWYGTRICSFVPDGEWIAGKEYTFTVKAGLKSINGKNLPKDFQENFIIQYPELEIHNISLYQDRKDYNVDYEDEEYGYYYQDSSAPIHPNQEFQFSFSEDVDPKSLDKGIELLVNGKPFPFQTRFAKNSKRLIILKASQAFPIDSAIHLQANKSIKASKTDVSLSKELSGDFKGPENLKISLNDCNFEYFQGRGYCRLSFNNPVNGKTVYDSVQIQPQARILEKYAGSVRSIGISSWDLKSGVTYKFTFPETLRDEYGHPLVGGREFTFTMPDYRPSYYLNTYDSVLESSLKQTLGIDIANIQNMKLEVAEVPFSSVYDFEREYHSKYNFNRLRFKSYEWKTGVGHHQGAKVGLDLSPYLKKNKTGWLAIKLSSDSVDGEPAKQFVQSTDLGLTVKRSMLGSEVWVHSITLGTPIKGVSIKSFSKDKKQLGNCQTDESGHCSIVTGNIYLAESGEDKSFVEDKNYSVSMYSFSNHFSYSSDNFFLRGNIYFDRKLYKKGEKMHWKAILSEIRNGKLNPLKKQTVIVKITNPENSEEKSESLMTSEQGGIWGDYEIPEDANLGHYTISVSKGDNTFADNTFQVEDFRPVNFYVDLSGLEDDKVGAKKEISVEGRYLFGAPMSQAIYDYKLDRYKNSNHQGYPEYQFGEENDYGEQRDYSQTGFFSGDQKKLGIDGKAKFSVDLKPMLILEKIHKPSVMEFRMSSPYRVAASATVHDKDDKTVTKTKEFNVYSGNFSPGIKSINRYGVYTGKFHFNLIAVDPKGGIAISGKSAVVRVLKRVWSSVRTKGPNGSFQTKNTLMNELVSQSEVVLSSNPIDFIYQPNSPGSYSITVQEKGGLGFAKVLFYAYGGEAIYWDSKDDNTVGLIPDKTNYKPGDIAKILVKSNFPKAKAIVTIEREKVLWQKSIDLTQAGVPLEIPIKEDYLPNVYVGVTVIRPRTFPADSLSPKEKKDFLEKDLGKPEIKTNVIKLDVSNESKRLKLVINADKDYYRPGEIVRLSIESEPNAEVSLSVADRGVLDLISYSYEDPLHFFYKNWPLSVGILEIRKLLIDQFYAAQKGENPGGDVYGNGSGGFNVDSEDGTRKNIRYTAFWSPNIIMGADGKKNIEFKLPDNLTTFKMMATGSLNGKYDEFEKEFKVAKPTVLLGNTPRFIRSGDSMEIGVTLINQTGNSQEFKVYLESPYLRSNELAKKVFVFKDESVEVTFRVSLNYKLIELEKNSEKTKKNFLPIIKGVLGAEPTNWQRYIDKKVPQFEYKDRLAFQFPIKESNPEEAFALSWFTEKEEKEAIKFPSPSGIEPGSGFLNIRFSTSALIGLEKGFHFYKTNPYSCAEQRTSAFLLAMTSGNLLEDFGFKPSDSSGYDFFKIKDQFLDEIDEFQNSDGGFTLWKDSSFKQISDPYLSAHVMFTLQAAKKAGYSVNSSLYSKGISYLRNYVKEPPKDGYSYILETLSYIAYVLSEEGIYDKGIVSVLMDKEKSLSIRARAYLAIAISKIEKVKNYKEDSNTKFLIESILNSLEITNENVFVKEHSWGSYRGAFYTSSSSLAIVLRALMILDSGNPLIPKIVSAVISDRDNRYWVDSQSTGAMAYSLKMYRDVYEKNFTEEKIISASIGSKQIAKTTFPPNELRSANFTFSLDDLYSLVSPGTVQDFIVRNEKSSGRMYYRASLEYKPILPKVKARDEGFEVHREIFDISDKSKAFPFGRKVKNDFVRGKIYLVKLTVINPKPARQFVLTDPIPSNMEIMNPEFDTESVSLNLPKKTLNEEYYWNYSGERTEYRDDQFLFTANYLWEGAHEYFYFLRPTQRGTANFPAAQAKLMYEPEIFGRTAGGPINVH; from the coding sequence ATGCTCTTATTCAGTGCGACACTCTTTGCATTTGATCTTCCATTTAGATTCCCTTGGCAGCAAAAACTGGATTTGGATTTGGGAAAATTCTCAGAACCCCCTCCTCCTGTAGATGATTCTATATTACTCGTATTGCAAGCGACTCCTAGTGGAAATCTCCCATATACAGGAAGTAAGAAAGAAGTCACTGTCGTATTCAATCACCCTCTCATTCCTCTTACAAGTTTAGAAGAGGAGACAAAAGGGGTATTCGAAATCAAACCTGCAATTGCAGGAAAATTCCGTTGGTACGGAACTCGGATCTGCTCCTTTGTTCCGGACGGAGAATGGATTGCCGGAAAGGAATATACCTTCACTGTCAAGGCCGGCCTAAAGTCGATTAATGGTAAAAATCTCCCAAAAGACTTTCAAGAGAATTTCATTATACAATATCCGGAATTGGAAATTCATAATATATCCTTGTACCAAGATAGGAAGGATTATAACGTCGATTATGAGGATGAAGAATACGGCTATTATTATCAAGACAGTTCGGCGCCGATTCACCCCAATCAGGAATTCCAATTTTCTTTCAGCGAAGATGTGGATCCGAAATCTTTGGATAAAGGAATCGAACTCTTAGTAAATGGAAAGCCGTTCCCGTTTCAGACTCGGTTTGCCAAAAATTCCAAAAGACTGATTATTCTAAAAGCCTCTCAGGCATTTCCAATCGATTCTGCCATACATTTGCAGGCAAACAAGAGTATAAAGGCGAGTAAGACTGATGTTTCTCTTTCAAAGGAATTAAGCGGAGATTTTAAGGGACCGGAAAATTTAAAGATCAGTTTGAACGATTGTAATTTCGAGTATTTCCAAGGAAGAGGATATTGCAGGCTTTCTTTTAATAATCCTGTGAACGGAAAAACTGTCTATGATTCGGTTCAGATCCAACCTCAAGCAAGAATATTAGAAAAATATGCTGGATCCGTACGTTCGATCGGAATTTCTTCCTGGGATCTAAAGTCAGGTGTGACATATAAATTCACATTCCCTGAGACTCTACGAGATGAATACGGGCATCCATTAGTAGGGGGTCGCGAATTTACATTTACGATGCCGGATTATCGCCCTTCTTATTATTTAAATACATATGACTCAGTATTAGAATCAAGTCTCAAACAAACTTTAGGAATCGATATTGCCAATATTCAAAACATGAAGTTGGAAGTTGCAGAAGTTCCATTTTCTTCCGTTTACGACTTCGAAAGAGAATATCATTCTAAATATAATTTTAATCGGCTCCGCTTCAAATCTTATGAATGGAAAACAGGTGTAGGACATCATCAGGGTGCAAAAGTCGGTTTGGATCTTTCTCCTTATTTAAAGAAGAATAAAACAGGTTGGCTCGCCATTAAACTCTCATCGGATTCCGTGGATGGGGAACCTGCGAAACAATTCGTTCAGTCCACAGATTTGGGTTTAACGGTAAAGAGATCTATGCTTGGCTCCGAAGTATGGGTGCATTCCATTACGTTAGGAACTCCGATTAAAGGAGTCTCGATAAAATCTTTCTCCAAGGATAAAAAACAGTTGGGGAACTGTCAAACTGATGAGTCGGGTCATTGTTCGATTGTAACTGGAAATATTTATTTAGCAGAGTCTGGAGAAGACAAATCTTTCGTAGAAGATAAGAATTACAGTGTCTCTATGTATTCTTTTTCAAATCATTTCAGTTATTCCAGTGATAACTTCTTTTTGAGAGGAAATATATACTTTGATCGTAAGCTATATAAAAAAGGAGAGAAGATGCACTGGAAGGCAATTCTCTCTGAGATCAGAAATGGTAAACTGAATCCACTCAAAAAGCAAACCGTTATCGTTAAGATTACGAATCCTGAGAACTCCGAAGAAAAATCGGAGAGCTTAATGACTTCAGAACAAGGTGGGATTTGGGGGGATTACGAAATTCCGGAAGATGCGAATCTCGGGCATTACACGATTTCGGTTTCTAAGGGAGATAATACGTTTGCGGATAATACTTTCCAGGTGGAGGATTTCCGTCCGGTCAACTTCTATGTGGATTTGAGCGGATTGGAAGATGATAAGGTAGGTGCTAAAAAAGAGATCAGTGTCGAAGGGCGTTATCTTTTTGGAGCTCCTATGTCACAGGCAATCTATGATTATAAATTAGATCGTTACAAAAATTCCAATCACCAAGGTTATCCGGAATACCAATTCGGAGAAGAAAATGATTACGGTGAACAAAGAGATTATTCTCAAACTGGTTTTTTTAGTGGAGATCAAAAAAAATTAGGTATCGACGGAAAAGCTAAATTCAGCGTGGATTTAAAACCGATGCTGATTTTGGAGAAAATCCATAAACCTTCTGTAATGGAGTTCCGTATGAGTTCTCCTTATCGAGTAGCAGCTTCTGCTACCGTTCATGATAAGGACGATAAAACGGTAACCAAGACCAAAGAGTTTAATGTATATTCTGGAAATTTTTCTCCAGGTATAAAATCAATTAACCGCTATGGTGTATATACTGGAAAATTCCATTTTAATCTAATCGCTGTGGACCCTAAGGGAGGAATAGCAATTTCAGGTAAGTCTGCGGTGGTTCGCGTTTTAAAACGTGTATGGAGTTCTGTAAGGACAAAGGGACCTAACGGTTCTTTCCAAACTAAGAATACTCTAATGAACGAACTTGTTTCTCAATCGGAGGTGGTCCTTTCTTCTAATCCGATCGATTTTATTTACCAACCGAATTCTCCAGGCTCCTATAGCATTACTGTCCAAGAGAAAGGTGGGTTAGGATTTGCTAAAGTGCTCTTCTATGCATATGGTGGAGAAGCAATCTATTGGGATTCTAAGGACGATAATACTGTAGGACTTATTCCGGATAAGACAAATTACAAACCTGGAGATATTGCTAAGATCCTAGTTAAATCAAATTTTCCGAAAGCTAAGGCGATCGTGACTATAGAAAGGGAAAAGGTGCTTTGGCAGAAAAGTATAGATCTGACCCAGGCGGGAGTTCCTTTGGAGATTCCGATTAAGGAAGACTATCTTCCAAACGTTTATGTAGGCGTGACTGTGATCCGACCTAGAACGTTTCCTGCTGACTCACTCAGTCCCAAGGAAAAGAAAGATTTTCTTGAAAAGGATCTGGGAAAACCGGAAATTAAGACCAACGTAATTAAGTTGGATGTTTCCAACGAATCTAAACGTTTGAAATTAGTAATTAATGCAGATAAGGATTATTATCGTCCCGGAGAAATAGTTCGTCTCTCAATTGAATCAGAACCGAATGCGGAAGTTTCCTTAAGTGTAGCAGACAGAGGGGTTTTAGATCTAATCTCTTATTCCTATGAAGATCCCCTTCATTTCTTTTATAAAAACTGGCCTCTATCGGTAGGAATATTAGAAATACGGAAACTATTGATCGACCAATTCTATGCAGCCCAGAAAGGGGAAAACCCGGGAGGAGATGTGTATGGAAACGGATCCGGAGGATTTAATGTGGATTCGGAAGACGGAACTCGGAAAAACATACGTTATACCGCATTTTGGTCCCCGAATATCATCATGGGAGCCGACGGAAAAAAGAATATCGAATTCAAACTTCCGGATAACCTCACTACATTTAAGATGATGGCTACTGGAAGTTTGAATGGAAAATACGACGAATTCGAAAAAGAATTCAAGGTAGCTAAGCCAACTGTTTTACTCGGCAACACTCCTAGATTTATTCGCTCCGGAGATTCGATGGAAATTGGCGTTACCCTCATCAACCAAACGGGAAATAGTCAAGAATTCAAGGTTTACTTGGAAAGTCCTTATCTGAGATCGAATGAACTTGCAAAAAAAGTTTTCGTATTTAAGGACGAGTCAGTAGAAGTTACCTTCCGTGTTTCTTTGAATTATAAACTTATCGAGTTGGAAAAGAATTCAGAAAAGACAAAAAAGAATTTTCTTCCAATAATAAAAGGAGTCTTAGGGGCGGAACCTACCAATTGGCAGCGATATATTGATAAAAAGGTTCCTCAATTCGAGTATAAGGATCGTCTCGCATTCCAATTCCCTATCAAGGAATCCAATCCAGAAGAAGCCTTTGCACTTTCTTGGTTCACAGAGAAAGAAGAAAAGGAAGCGATAAAATTTCCGAGTCCTAGCGGGATTGAGCCTGGTTCCGGTTTTTTGAATATTCGATTTTCAACGAGTGCTCTTATCGGTCTGGAAAAGGGGTTCCATTTTTATAAGACAAATCCTTATTCTTGTGCCGAACAACGAACCTCAGCTTTCTTACTGGCGATGACATCCGGAAACCTACTTGAAGATTTTGGATTTAAACCTTCCGATTCTAGCGGATATGATTTTTTTAAGATCAAGGATCAATTCTTAGATGAGATAGACGAATTTCAGAATTCGGACGGAGGATTCACTCTTTGGAAAGATAGTAGTTTTAAACAAATCTCGGATCCGTACTTGAGCGCCCATGTTATGTTTACATTACAGGCTGCAAAGAAGGCGGGTTATTCTGTGAACTCATCCTTATATTCTAAAGGTATTTCTTATTTAAGGAATTATGTAAAAGAGCCGCCTAAGGATGGTTATTCTTACATCCTCGAAACCTTATCCTATATAGCGTATGTTCTTTCCGAAGAGGGCATTTATGATAAAGGAATTGTATCCGTATTAATGGATAAGGAAAAGTCGCTCTCGATTCGAGCCAGGGCCTATCTTGCGATCGCGATCAGTAAGATCGAAAAGGTGAAAAACTACAAAGAAGATAGTAATACCAAGTTTTTAATAGAATCGATTTTGAATTCCTTGGAGATCACGAACGAAAATGTATTTGTAAAGGAACATAGTTGGGGAAGTTACAGAGGAGCGTTCTATACGTCTTCCTCAAGTTTGGCGATTGTTTTGAGGGCATTGATGATTCTTGATTCAGGAAATCCTTTGATACCTAAGATCGTTTCAGCAGTGATAAGTGATCGAGATAATAGATATTGGGTCGATAGCCAAAGTACGGGTGCCATGGCTTACAGTCTCAAGATGTATCGTGACGTTTACGAAAAGAATTTTACCGAAGAAAAAATAATAAGCGCGTCCATCGGGAGTAAACAGATTGCGAAGACCACATTTCCTCCGAATGAATTACGATCTGCGAATTTCACGTTCTCTTTGGACGATCTCTACTCTTTGGTGAGTCCAGGAACGGTTCAGGACTTTATCGTAAGAAACGAAAAGTCCTCCGGGAGAATGTATTATCGAGCATCTTTGGAATATAAGCCAATCTTACCTAAAGTAAAAGCAAGAGACGAAGGGTTTGAAGTTCATCGGGAGATTTTCGATATTTCCGACAAATCCAAGGCGTTTCCTTTCGGACGTAAGGTCAAAAACGATTTCGTAAGAGGTAAAATCTATCTGGTGAAATTGACGGTGATCAATCCGAAACCAGCAAGACAATTCGTTTTGACCGATCCGATCCCTTCCAATATGGAGATTATGAATCCTGAATTCGATACGGAAAGTGTTTCATTGAATCTACCCAAAAAGACTCTTAATGAAGAATACTATTGGAATTATTCTGGAGAAAGGACCGAATACAGAGACGATCAATTCCTGTTCACCGCAAATTATCTTTGGGAAGGCGCACATGAGTATTTTTATTTCCTAAGGCCTACCCAAAGAGGGACTGCGAATTTCCCTGCCGCACAGGCGAAGTTGATGTATGAGCCAGAAATTTTCGGACGAACTGCAGGTGGTCCGATTAATGTTCATTAG
- a CDS encoding SH3 domain-containing protein, with protein sequence MKFWFILIVTFFIACAPDKNTSNFLYVNSLNGIILREKPSADSEKLKVINYSTPVLILEESPTEMKISGKSGKWVRVKYSPIQYPDVQSDNTEFTGWIFSAFLTNATNIQLALVNKYETENGCYKVNRKNFPKDFKSGMIGSCTGEECSGSDNGCMDIKLYPDHGVGLHESDWISRYGSWQIEGNRIKISTGHETTDQDSRNVCEQRCREENLSRSKLEECEEGCWLRKRSYEISISENGEVYVTGDYIGSADMGCMRPLPWLQGESKQFGISIR encoded by the coding sequence ATGAAATTCTGGTTTATTCTTATAGTTACTTTCTTTATCGCATGTGCACCTGATAAAAACACGTCAAATTTTCTTTATGTAAATAGCCTGAACGGAATTATACTTCGCGAAAAGCCAAGTGCTGATTCTGAAAAATTGAAGGTAATCAATTATTCAACCCCCGTTCTGATATTGGAAGAAAGTCCGACTGAAATGAAAATCTCCGGCAAGTCTGGCAAATGGGTTAGAGTTAAGTATTCTCCGATTCAATACCCAGACGTTCAATCTGACAATACTGAATTTACTGGTTGGATTTTTTCTGCGTTTTTAACAAATGCAACTAATATACAATTAGCTTTAGTTAATAAATACGAAACGGAAAACGGCTGTTACAAAGTGAATCGCAAGAACTTCCCAAAAGATTTTAAATCAGGAATGATCGGAAGCTGCACCGGTGAGGAATGCAGTGGCTCAGATAATGGATGTATGGACATTAAATTATATCCGGATCATGGTGTTGGATTGCATGAAAGCGATTGGATTTCACGTTATGGGTCTTGGCAAATAGAGGGAAATCGTATCAAGATTTCTACCGGGCATGAGACAACTGATCAAGACAGTCGGAATGTTTGTGAACAAAGATGTAGAGAAGAAAATCTTTCCCGCTCGAAATTAGAAGAATGCGAAGAAGGATGTTGGTTAAGGAAGAGATCTTACGAAATATCTATATCGGAAAATGGGGAAGTTTACGTGACAGGTGACTATATTGGTTCGGCTGATATGGGATGTATGAGGCCTTTACCATGGCTTCAAGGGGAGAGTAAACAGTTTGGAATAAGTATCAGATAG